One region of Lathamus discolor isolate bLatDis1 chromosome 2, bLatDis1.hap1, whole genome shotgun sequence genomic DNA includes:
- the DCLK3 gene encoding serine/threonine-protein kinase DCLK3 isoform X2: protein MPAAAPPPLHPAAGSCCPYGHCAGCRALFEHSSHNSSSKVKERKLQGTCPPLGRGSYGKACLHESSQRSPLFNPRNGFHTLHSEHSPVKPRIITVVKPGGHTLRRITLLLNRRSVQTFEQLMADISEALGFPHWKNDRVRKLYNLRGREIQSVSDFFREGDAFIAMGREPLTLKDLEVVLQELYPENPYAASAAIQQTEEQSQKLMSRLYDKASKVDGGFDETEIAKNCSNGMSPKVAAGHKGKSQAKAKQEEKMRTKKKWSRESWDGEQGVKPSRKIRESERYFSRERSPEDGLEESLEEVVRCEKCEQERQARQKLERERRAEASLESRDLTTGACQRYHIERNAKIRNCRKSSETCLEGEDVGWKDNSCRRTWKPLLRNVSEGLEKQKRSVEKERDVEKHESHGKEVVKIKKNAVEGLQLTREVKEENGSSCIMNQSGWLKKDTPRDAEKPSKTHREGREGQRAKEEGARREGNIVCRESELTRREKTGERRANKEESKAQGLEGTSRRHAIKNRTDVEKHYEIGRTIGDGNFAVVKECRHCDSNQIYAMKIVDKSKLKGKEDMMESEILIIRSLSHPNIVSLIEVYETEAEIYLILEYVPGGDLFDAIIESVKFTEHDAAVMITDLCEALVYIHSKNIVHRDLKPENLLVQHNADKSTTLKLADFGLAKQVTKPIFTVCGTPTYVAPEILAEKGYGLEVDMWAAGVILYILLCGFPPFRSQDRDQEELFQIIQLGHYEFLSPYWDNISAAKDLITRLLIVDPQKRYTARQVLQHPWIRTAGKTNSRNLQKEVTINIERHFRAQRRREAAAEDT, encoded by the exons ATGCCggccgccgcgccgccgccgctgcaCCCCGCCGCGGGCTCCTGCTGCCCCTATGGCCACTGCGCGG GGTGCCGGGCCTTGTTTGAGCATTCGTCACACAACTCAAGCTCAAAAGTAAAAGAGAGGAAGCTACAAGGGACGTGTCCTCCTCTTGGTCGTGGAAGCTATGGAAAAGCTTGTTTGCATGAGAGCAGTCAGAGGTCCCCGCTTTTTAATCCCCGTAATGGTTTTCACACTTTACATTCAGAGCACAGTCCTGTGAAGCCAAGGATTATTACAGTGGTGAAACCTGGTGGCCACACGCTCAGAAGGATAACCTTGCTTCTCAACAGGAGGTCGGTCCAGACCTTTGAGCAGCTGATGGCCGACATTTCAGAGGCTCTGGGATTTCCGCACTGGAAGAATGACCGTGTGCGAAAGCTTTACAATCTGAGAGGCAGAGAAATCCAAAGTGTTTCTGACTTCTTCAGGGAAGGTGATGCATTCATAGCGATGGGGAGAGAGCCCCTCACTTTGAAGGACCTGGAAGTGGTATTACAAGAACTTTATCCTGAAAATCCATACGCTGCcagtgctgccattcagcagaCTGAGGAGCAGTCCCAAAAGCTGATGAGCAGGCTGTATGACAAGGCTTCCAAAGTGGACGGTGGCTTTGATGAAACAGAAATTGCCAAGAACTGCAGCAACGGCATGTCTCCCAAAGTGGCAGCTGGACATAAAGGAAAAAGTCAAGCCAAGgcaaagcaagaggaaaagatgagaacaaaaaagaagtgGAGTAGGgagagctgggatggagagcaaGGGGTGAAGCCTTCTAGGAAGATCCGGGAAAGCGAGAGGTACTTCAGCCGTGAGCGGAGTCCTGAGGATGGGTTAGAAGAGAGTTTGGAGGAGGTGGTGAGATGCGAGAAGTGCGAGCAGGAAAGGCAGGCCAGGCAgaagttagaaagggaaaggcGGGCTGAGGCCTCGTTAGAGAGCAGAGACCTGACCACGGGTGCGTGTCAGAGGTACCACATAGAAAGAAACGCAAAAATCAGGAATTGCCGGAAATCCTCAGAAACCTGTCTGGAAGGTGAGGACGTTGGTTGGAAGGATAACAGCTGTAGGAGGACGTGGAAGCCCCTGCTTAGGAATGTTAGTGAAGGGctggagaaacaaaaaaggagcGTCGAGAAGGAAAGGGATGTGGAGAAACATGAAAGCCATGGGAAGGAAGTGGTAAAAATCAAGAAGAATGCTGTAGAAGGGCTGCAGCTAACTCGGGAAGTGAAGGAAGAGAATGGGAGTAGCTGCATAATGAACCAAAGTGGTTGGCTAAAGAAAGACACTCCGAGGGATGCTGAGAAACCATCTAAAACACATagggagggcagagagggaCAAAGAGCTAAAGAGGAGGGTGCCAGAAGGGAGGGGAATATCGTGTGTAGAGAGAGTGAACTGACGCGACGAGAGAAAACAGGGGAGCGCAGAGCCAATAAGGAAGAAAGCAAGGCTCAGGGGTTGGAAGGCACAAGCCGGAGGCATGCCATTAAAAACAGAACTGATGTGGAAAAACACTACGAGATTGGCAGAACTATTGGGGATGGGAACTTTGCAGTGGTGAAGGAATGTCGCCACTGTGACTCCAACCAGATCTATGCCATGAAAATCGTTGATAAATCCAAGTTGAAGGGGAAAGAGGACATGATGGAGAGTGAAATTCTGATCATCAGGAGTCTCTCTCATCCCAATATAGTAAGCTTAATTGAAGTGTATGAGACAGAAGCTGAGATCTACCTAATCCTAGAGTACGTCCCAGGAGGGGACTTATTTGATGCCATCATAGAAAGTGTGAAATTCACAGAGCATGATGCTGCTGTCATGATCACTGACCTGTGCGAAGCACTGGTTTATATCCACAGCAAGAACATTGTCCACAGGGACCTCAAACCAGAGAATCTTTTG GTTCAGCATAATGCAGATAAATCTACTACACTGAAACTAGCGGATTTTGGCCTTGCAAAGCAGGTGACGAAACCCATATTTACTGTGTGTGGAACACCGACATATGTTGCCCCTGAAATCCTTGCTGAGAAGG GCTATGGGCTGGAAGTAGATATGTGGGCAGCTGGTGTGATCCTTTACATTCTGCTCTGCGGTTTTCCCCCTTTTCGCAGTCAGGACCGTGATCAAGAGGAGCTGTTCCAGATCATACAGCTGGGTCACTATGAGTTCCTTTCCCCATACTGGGACAATATTTCTGCAG CAAAAGACCTCATAACCAGGCTGTTGATAGTGGATCCCCAGAAGCGCTACACAGCACGCCAAGTACTTCAGCACCCTTGGATCAGAACAGCTGGGAAAACCAACAGCAGGAATTTGCAGAAGGAAGTGACGATAAATATTGAGCGTCATTTCCGGGCCCAGCGCCggagggaagctgctgctgaggacaCATGA
- the DCLK3 gene encoding serine/threonine-protein kinase DCLK3 isoform X1, producing MPAAAPPPLHPAAGSCCPYGHCAGCRALFEHSSHNSSSKVKERKLQGTCPPLGRGSYGKACLHESSQRSPLFNPRNGFHTLHSEHSPVKPRIITVVKPGGHTLRRITLLLNRRSVQTFEQLMADISEALGFPHWKNDRVRKLYNLRGREIQSVSDFFREGDAFIAMGREPLTLKDLEVVLQELYPENPYAASAAIQQTEEQSQKLMSRLYDKASKVDGGFDETEIAKNCSNGMSPKVAAGHKGKSQAKAKQEEKMRTKKKWSRESWDGEQGVKPSRKIRESERYFSRERSPEDGLEESLEEVVRCEKCEQERQARQKLERERRAEASLESRDLTTGACQRYHIERNAKIRNCRKSSETCLEGEDVGWKDNSCRRTWKPLLRNVSEGLEKQKRSVEKERDVEKHESHGKEVVKIKKNAVEGLQLTREVKEENGSSCIMNQSGWLKKDTPRDAEKPSKTHREGREGQRAKEEGARREGNIVCRESELTRREKTGERRANKEESKAQGLEGTSRRHAIKNRTDVEKHYEIGRTIGDGNFAVVKECRHCDSNQIYAMKIVDKSKLKGKEDMMESEILIIRSLSHPNIVSLIEVYETEAEIYLILEYVPGGDLFDAIIESVKFTEHDAAVMITDLCEALVYIHSKNIVHRDLKPENLLVQHNADKSTTLKLADFGLAKQVTKPIFTVCGTPTYVAPEILAEKGYGLEVDMWAAGVILYILLCGFPPFRSQDRDQEELFQIIQLGHYEFLSPYWDNISAAAKDLITRLLIVDPQKRYTARQVLQHPWIRTAGKTNSRNLQKEVTINIERHFRAQRRREAAAEDT from the exons ATGCCggccgccgcgccgccgccgctgcaCCCCGCCGCGGGCTCCTGCTGCCCCTATGGCCACTGCGCGG GGTGCCGGGCCTTGTTTGAGCATTCGTCACACAACTCAAGCTCAAAAGTAAAAGAGAGGAAGCTACAAGGGACGTGTCCTCCTCTTGGTCGTGGAAGCTATGGAAAAGCTTGTTTGCATGAGAGCAGTCAGAGGTCCCCGCTTTTTAATCCCCGTAATGGTTTTCACACTTTACATTCAGAGCACAGTCCTGTGAAGCCAAGGATTATTACAGTGGTGAAACCTGGTGGCCACACGCTCAGAAGGATAACCTTGCTTCTCAACAGGAGGTCGGTCCAGACCTTTGAGCAGCTGATGGCCGACATTTCAGAGGCTCTGGGATTTCCGCACTGGAAGAATGACCGTGTGCGAAAGCTTTACAATCTGAGAGGCAGAGAAATCCAAAGTGTTTCTGACTTCTTCAGGGAAGGTGATGCATTCATAGCGATGGGGAGAGAGCCCCTCACTTTGAAGGACCTGGAAGTGGTATTACAAGAACTTTATCCTGAAAATCCATACGCTGCcagtgctgccattcagcagaCTGAGGAGCAGTCCCAAAAGCTGATGAGCAGGCTGTATGACAAGGCTTCCAAAGTGGACGGTGGCTTTGATGAAACAGAAATTGCCAAGAACTGCAGCAACGGCATGTCTCCCAAAGTGGCAGCTGGACATAAAGGAAAAAGTCAAGCCAAGgcaaagcaagaggaaaagatgagaacaaaaaagaagtgGAGTAGGgagagctgggatggagagcaaGGGGTGAAGCCTTCTAGGAAGATCCGGGAAAGCGAGAGGTACTTCAGCCGTGAGCGGAGTCCTGAGGATGGGTTAGAAGAGAGTTTGGAGGAGGTGGTGAGATGCGAGAAGTGCGAGCAGGAAAGGCAGGCCAGGCAgaagttagaaagggaaaggcGGGCTGAGGCCTCGTTAGAGAGCAGAGACCTGACCACGGGTGCGTGTCAGAGGTACCACATAGAAAGAAACGCAAAAATCAGGAATTGCCGGAAATCCTCAGAAACCTGTCTGGAAGGTGAGGACGTTGGTTGGAAGGATAACAGCTGTAGGAGGACGTGGAAGCCCCTGCTTAGGAATGTTAGTGAAGGGctggagaaacaaaaaaggagcGTCGAGAAGGAAAGGGATGTGGAGAAACATGAAAGCCATGGGAAGGAAGTGGTAAAAATCAAGAAGAATGCTGTAGAAGGGCTGCAGCTAACTCGGGAAGTGAAGGAAGAGAATGGGAGTAGCTGCATAATGAACCAAAGTGGTTGGCTAAAGAAAGACACTCCGAGGGATGCTGAGAAACCATCTAAAACACATagggagggcagagagggaCAAAGAGCTAAAGAGGAGGGTGCCAGAAGGGAGGGGAATATCGTGTGTAGAGAGAGTGAACTGACGCGACGAGAGAAAACAGGGGAGCGCAGAGCCAATAAGGAAGAAAGCAAGGCTCAGGGGTTGGAAGGCACAAGCCGGAGGCATGCCATTAAAAACAGAACTGATGTGGAAAAACACTACGAGATTGGCAGAACTATTGGGGATGGGAACTTTGCAGTGGTGAAGGAATGTCGCCACTGTGACTCCAACCAGATCTATGCCATGAAAATCGTTGATAAATCCAAGTTGAAGGGGAAAGAGGACATGATGGAGAGTGAAATTCTGATCATCAGGAGTCTCTCTCATCCCAATATAGTAAGCTTAATTGAAGTGTATGAGACAGAAGCTGAGATCTACCTAATCCTAGAGTACGTCCCAGGAGGGGACTTATTTGATGCCATCATAGAAAGTGTGAAATTCACAGAGCATGATGCTGCTGTCATGATCACTGACCTGTGCGAAGCACTGGTTTATATCCACAGCAAGAACATTGTCCACAGGGACCTCAAACCAGAGAATCTTTTG GTTCAGCATAATGCAGATAAATCTACTACACTGAAACTAGCGGATTTTGGCCTTGCAAAGCAGGTGACGAAACCCATATTTACTGTGTGTGGAACACCGACATATGTTGCCCCTGAAATCCTTGCTGAGAAGG GCTATGGGCTGGAAGTAGATATGTGGGCAGCTGGTGTGATCCTTTACATTCTGCTCTGCGGTTTTCCCCCTTTTCGCAGTCAGGACCGTGATCAAGAGGAGCTGTTCCAGATCATACAGCTGGGTCACTATGAGTTCCTTTCCCCATACTGGGACAATATTTCTGCAG CAGCAAAAGACCTCATAACCAGGCTGTTGATAGTGGATCCCCAGAAGCGCTACACAGCACGCCAAGTACTTCAGCACCCTTGGATCAGAACAGCTGGGAAAACCAACAGCAGGAATTTGCAGAAGGAAGTGACGATAAATATTGAGCGTCATTTCCGGGCCCAGCGCCggagggaagctgctgctgaggacaCATGA